The genomic window AAAGTTTATGGTATATCTTTACTTGCAATCGAGCAGCAAAATGCTTTTGATTAATGAATCACCCAAATTAGTTTTCAGAGGTCAAAAATGACTAATTTTTCTTCTACTTCAGTGTTGCGGAAGACCGCAGGTCTTACTTTGTCTAAACCGGTACAAGTAACACTTTATATGCTGCTATCTTCTTTGGTTATCTGGACTGTTTTGTTCTCTACCTATCCTGCGGCTCATAACACGGCACATTCAGCGCGTCACCACACTTTAGGTGTTGCGTGTCATTAAATTATCATAATCTCAAGATTTTTCGGATATATGAGATTTTGCTAAAACACTCGATACAATAACGCCACGAGGATGGCGCGAAATCTGCGCCATTTTTTGAGATAGAAGTAATTTCAAGTTTTGTAAAGTAAAGATACTTTGTCTTTCATCTCTGCATTATTTTGCTTTGA from Tolypothrix sp. PCC 7712 includes these protein-coding regions:
- a CDS encoding CbtB domain-containing protein, translated to MTNFSSTSVLRKTAGLTLSKPVQVTLYMLLSSLVIWTVLFSTYPAAHNTAHSARHHTLGVACH